Proteins encoded together in one Psychrobacter sp. 28M-43 window:
- a CDS encoding autotransporter domain-containing protein has protein sequence MPRNTSRSKISHTTLKTFTKSMLAISLSIAGISHANAYDSVTFFGDSLTDGGYFSQVVPGPAQFTTNPDNTWATSFAEQLGTTAVPVVYLGNQTGNNYAIGGARAGEEALFPGGIPIASANSQVDSYLANNTVDPNGLYVVWAGANDLLAAGEAENPASAQATILGAVASQTETIKALKDNGAKYILVPNIPDVGLTPRFTPDPGLEGQDLIDALTAQASATGAASLYNQFMLSGVAGTGANIIPLDVFSLSKAIISSPTQYGFTNVTDEACGDASSLTCGRDTLVETNANETYFFADGIHPTGQAHQMIADYANAVVTAPSLIGVLPHIATTTGLATNERLQSHINQIQSSEQKPARTLWAVGEVANQEIAGFDGDNNTQVLLGVDFAHPNSANAVTGLYGNITQKDFENSDVGTGLSDIDLGEVGFGVYHSNKFGGLQINGAAGFGNMDVDVTRAVTLGSNQQQFKSNADGKRFYANLQAGYPMQVSNIAVTPYIGATASRVKIDGLKEKEMSGIAMQFDEQKYSTTYGKLGLKANHSLMENLNLFGDIHYQKQLSDNREAVTARLNTLPNISFETPMVETDDDNVAMTLGLSRSFGLLNANAGVTHSQGNDDDSTSLFVGLNGAF, from the coding sequence AATGCTTATGACAGTGTCACCTTTTTCGGTGACAGCCTGACCGATGGGGGCTATTTTAGTCAAGTTGTACCAGGTCCTGCTCAGTTTACCACCAACCCTGACAACACCTGGGCAACCTCATTCGCTGAGCAGCTAGGTACCACAGCTGTTCCCGTTGTCTATCTTGGAAATCAAACTGGTAACAACTACGCTATCGGCGGTGCAAGAGCAGGCGAAGAAGCGCTTTTCCCTGGTGGTATTCCTATTGCTTCTGCCAATAGCCAAGTTGATAGTTATCTCGCTAATAACACAGTAGACCCTAACGGACTCTATGTCGTATGGGCAGGGGCAAATGACCTGCTTGCTGCAGGTGAAGCTGAAAATCCTGCTAGTGCCCAAGCGACCATACTAGGTGCAGTAGCTAGCCAAACCGAAACGATTAAAGCACTAAAGGACAATGGTGCCAAATATATCTTGGTACCTAATATCCCTGATGTCGGTCTAACCCCTAGATTCACTCCAGACCCTGGTCTTGAAGGTCAAGATCTTATAGATGCGTTGACAGCCCAAGCATCTGCAACTGGTGCAGCCAGTCTCTACAATCAGTTTATGCTTAGTGGCGTCGCAGGTACTGGGGCAAATATCATACCGCTCGATGTGTTTAGCTTATCAAAAGCGATAATTTCGTCACCTACTCAGTATGGTTTTACTAATGTCACCGATGAGGCTTGTGGAGATGCCAGCTCTCTCACTTGCGGCCGTGATACTCTTGTAGAAACAAATGCCAACGAAACCTACTTTTTCGCTGATGGCATTCACCCGACCGGTCAAGCGCATCAAATGATCGCCGACTATGCAAATGCTGTTGTCACTGCGCCTAGCTTAATCGGTGTACTGCCTCATATTGCAACGACAACCGGACTTGCAACCAATGAGCGCTTACAGTCACACATCAATCAAATTCAAAGCAGTGAGCAAAAACCTGCTCGTACACTATGGGCCGTCGGTGAAGTGGCCAATCAAGAAATTGCAGGGTTTGATGGTGATAATAATACTCAAGTATTGCTTGGTGTGGATTTTGCTCATCCTAACTCAGCAAATGCAGTGACAGGCTTATACGGCAACATCACTCAGAAAGACTTTGAAAACTCAGACGTTGGCACAGGTTTGAGTGATATTGATCTGGGAGAAGTTGGTTTTGGTGTCTATCACAGCAACAAATTTGGTGGTTTACAGATCAATGGTGCTGCAGGATTTGGCAACATGGATGTCGATGTCACACGTGCTGTGACACTAGGCAGTAACCAACAGCAGTTTAAGTCAAATGCTGATGGCAAGCGCTTTTATGCCAACTTGCAGGCAGGCTATCCGATGCAAGTGAGCAATATTGCTGTCACGCCTTATATCGGTGCAACAGCGAGCCGCGTAAAAATTGACGGACTCAAAGAAAAAGAGATGTCTGGCATTGCTATGCAGTTCGATGAGCAGAAATACTCTACGACATATGGCAAGCTTGGTCTCAAAGCCAATCATAGCTTGATGGAGAACCTTAACTTATTTGGTGATATTCATTACCAAAAGCAGCTGAGTGATAATCGCGAAGCAGTAACCGCACGTTTGAATACGCTACCAAATATCAGCTTTGAGACGCCTATGGTCGAAACTGATGATGATAACGTTGCTATGACACTTGGCCTATCTAGAAGCTTTGGTCTATTGAATGCCAACGCTGGTGTCACACATTCACAAGGTAATGACGATGACTCAACCAGCCTATTTGTTGGACTTAATGGTGCATTCTAA